CCACTACTGGGTTCAGAAGTTCAGTACATGAAGCTCAAAAGTCAAAAGCCAAATCAATCACCCGGAAACCATATGGGCTTTCCTTCCTGAGCACTCTGCCCCCACCAGCTTAGTTAACCACTTATACAACAAGAACATGCATTACAAATATACAATGCTATATGTTACATGTCCTTAATTCTAACAACCTGATAGAGACCTCGAGCCTTACAAAAATAAGGAAAGAGGGAAAATagggtaaatattttaaaaaaatcaagtcctCCTGGATTTCTATTTGACCACAAAACCTAAATCTCCATTCAATTACTATGCAAAAGGTATCTGAGAACCGATATTCACTCTTCTGCCAGTCATCCAATCAGAATTTGAGCAACATAGAATCTAGATAGGATGAACCAGTGAACTACGAAACACTACATTATCAAGACGTCCCACTGTGTTCCTACCCTAAGTTGCATATGGTCACTTAATATCCATAAAATAGGAACCAAGAAATATCGGAATTGCTACTGAAGTTCTGAAACCAAACTAACCACTATAACGGCATTAACACTGTAATATAACCTTGGCATGTAATCATAGCTATGATTCCTTAGCTCAGTTTCTGGTATCTTCAAGTTGTGAATTTAACCCTTGGACCCATACTCAAATGGGACACCCAATACGAAGCCAAAGCATCATAAACCTTAAGCCTCAAGAGAACATAAAGTCATAAATCCCAACAAACACATACATTACACATGTGATTAGGATCTCAATGAAATCCCCCAAGAATTTTAAGCAAACAATTAATACTTTGACTGATAACACATACCCATATAGAATACAGAGTGTTGATCATGTTTTTTTAACCTAATTGAATCCATTACAGCTTATCGAAATTTTCACAAGTAAATCAGTAAGTGAATGTTAAAGATTACCTCAGAAATGGGATCCTTCAAGGACTTCCTAGTAACCCGAAACCGAATCCCTAATTTTTCAAGCTGCCTAGATAGCATCCTGATGATGGAAGTAGCACTCCTCATACTGTCCTCCAACTTCTCAATCCTGTCAATcacatttccatttccggaagcCGGTCTGGAATTCATGGGCGACCCACACACCCGCCTCCATTGCCGCCTTCGAATCACAGAACCAATCGCAACAGCCCCAGCTAGAAGCCATACCAATATTTTATTTCCAAGCAACAGCAGCCCAGAAGTTTGCTGCTTAAAGAAAACCCAATTGACCAAACATCCCACCGAAATCAACACGGAAGAAACCACGCAAACTGATTCCAAGAAAGATAGAAATGCGTCCAAATTGAACAATTGAATCGAAGTCCCTTGTTCTTCATCAAAGGCAGAAATAGAAGAATCGTGCGCTTTGATTAGAGAGAGACGATTACGCAACAAAGATAAGTTTTTATGAAGTGGGTATGCGTTAATTTGCAAGGACTggtgatggaggagagagaatttgaagGTTTTGGTGGGATTGAAGTGGGTGGTGGTGTTGGGGGAGTAGAATTTTATGCGATAAGTGGTGGCGTTAGATAAGGGATTTTGAAGAATTAGTGACATTTTTTTCACTTTGATTTGTAAGTTTTGTTAGGGGCTTTTTTTTTGGAGATTCTGAAATTATCTCAAGGTTCAAACATTGTTAAGGTTGTTGAGGTTCTGGTAGTGGGATTCAGGCGGAGAAGTTAAAGTTCAACGGTTGAGGGAGGACTGAGGTGCGGTGCCCATCGTCTCCAATTTCAACTCCTCCAATTTGCTCTCCTTTTTTGTTtggaggttttttttttctcactCGTTACCAATTTCCGAGCCTTTCCGAGTTAATATCAGTGATTGGAAAAATTTTCCAattaaatggcattttcgtaaataattgatgattttttacgaaaatgccattaaatGTGGGTGACATGTCATCAAATATGGGCCACATGTACGGTCgtaattgtatttttataatacaTCAAAACTATATAATATACAGTCAACAACTCGCAATGTACAATAAACTTCTACTAATAATCAATCCACAACTATAAATATACAGTCAACCACTTACCAATAAACAATATTGCATTTTAGTAATTCATCAacaatcataaaatatacagtCAACGATAAGTTGTATACAATCAACACCGAGTAATATACAGTCAATAAATacaaatatacagtcaacacGTAACATTATACCACCTACAGTTTTCAAGCAAaatatttacgaaaatgccatttgattGGAAAAAATTTCCAATCACTGAGATTAACTCGGAA
This genomic stretch from Spinacia oleracea cultivar Varoflay chromosome 3, BTI_SOV_V1, whole genome shotgun sequence harbors:
- the LOC110792835 gene encoding uncharacterized protein yields the protein MSLILQNPLSNATTYRIKFYSPNTTTHFNPTKTFKFSLLHHQSLQINAYPLHKNLSLLRNRLSLIKAHDSSISAFDEEQGTSIQLFNLDAFLSFLESVCVVSSVLISVGCLVNWVFFKQQTSGLLLLGNKILVWLLAGAVAIGSVIRRRQWRRVCGSPMNSRPASGNGNVIDRIEKLEDSMRSATSIIRMLSRQLEKLGIRFRVTRKSLKDPISETAALAQKNSEVARALAMQEGILEKELGEVQKVLLAMQDQQKKQLELILTIAKSGKLFETKQAPGQKTIVNKTVSDNGLMQADGQQIQTTAAKKGVSNDRASGS